A stretch of the Vidua chalybeata isolate OUT-0048 chromosome Z, bVidCha1 merged haplotype, whole genome shotgun sequence genome encodes the following:
- the CHRNB3 gene encoding neuronal acetylcholine receptor subunit beta-3 isoform X1, which translates to MLCLALIALCLSRSDVNAFSSVAENEDALLKHLFEGYQKWVRPVENSNDTIRVLFGLKISQLVDVDEKNQLMTTNVWLKQEWIDHKLSWNPDEYDGITTIRVPSESLWLPDIVLFENADGRFEGSLMTKAIVKYNGVVTWTPPASYKSSCTMDVTFFPFDRQNCSMKFGSWTYDGNMVDLILVDENVDRKDFFDNGEWEILNAKGMKGNRKDGLYSYPFVTYSFVLRRLPLFYTLFLIIPCLGLSFLTVLVFYLPSDEGEKLSLSTSVLVSLTVFLLVIEEIIPSSSKVIPLIGEYLLFIMIFVTLSIIVTVFVINVHHRSSATYHPMAPWVKRLFLQKLPRLLCMKAHVDRYSFSETEEKGATLKSKFLGKQKYKQAKDGEKIVIAFLEKAADSIRYISRHVKKEHFIRQVVQDWKFVAQVLDRIFLWLFLVVSVTGSVLIFTPALHMWLNNTL; encoded by the exons ATGCTTTGCCTAGCGCTCATTGCGCTGTGTCTGAGCCGCTCAG ATGTGAATGCCTTCAGTTCAGTTGCTGAAAATGAGGATGCACTCCTCAAGCACTTATTTGAAGGCTATCAGAAATGGGTCCGCCCTGTGGAAAACTCCAATGACACCATCAGAGTCCTTTTTGGGTTAAAGATATCACAGCTTGTGGATGTG GATGAGAAGAATCAGCTGATGACAACCAACGTGTGGCTGAAACAG GAATGGATTGACCACAAGCTCTCCTGGAATCCAGATGAATACGATGGAATCACCACTATCCGGGTCCCCTCTGAGTCTCTGTGGCTTCCCGACATCGTCTTGTTTGAAAA TGCTGATGGACGTTTTGAGGGATCCCTGATGACCAAAGCCATAGTGAAGTACAATGGAGTGGTGACCTGGACACCACCGGCCAGTTATAAGAGCTCCTGCACAATGGATGTGACCTTCTTCCCCTTCGACAGGCAGAACTGCTCCATGAAGTTTGGGTCGTGGACATATGATGGCAATATGGTGGACTTGATTTTAGTGGATGAAAATGTAGACAGGAAAGACTTCTTTGATAATGGGGAGTGGGAGATCTTAAACGCCAAAGGTATGAAAGGCAACAGGAAGGATGGGCTATACTCTTACCCATTTGTCACTTACTCCTTTGTGTTGAGGCGCCTTCCATTGTTTTACACTCTTTTCTTAATAATCCCTTGCCTGGGATTGTCTTTTTTAACTGTCCTAGTGTTTTACCTACCTTCAGATGAAGGTGAAAAGCTTTCATTGTCAACGTCAGTTCTAGTCTCCctcactgttttccttttagttATTGAGGAAATAATCCCTTCTTCTTCCAAAGTCATCCCTCTGATTGGTGAGTATCTGCTCTTCATCATGATTTTTGTGACCCTCTCTATCATTGTGACTGTGTTTGTTATCAATGTCCACCACCGATCCTCAGCAACTTACCATCCCATGGCACCCTGGGTTAAAAGGCTCTTTCTTCAGAAGTTGCCTCGTCTGCTCTGCATGAAGGCCCATGTAGATCGCTACTCATTCTCAGAGACTGAAGAAAAGGGAGCCACCTTGAAATCAAAGTTTCTGGGGAAGCAGAAATACAAGCAAGCAAAAGACGGAGAAAAAATTGTTATTGCCTTTCTGGAAAAGGCAGCTGACTCCATTCGGTACATTTCCAGGCATGTTAAAAAGGAGCATTTCATCAGACAG GTTGTACAAGACTGGAAGTTTGTAGCTCAAGTCCTGGATCGGATCTTCCTGTGGTTATTTCTGGTGGTGTCAGTGACGGGTTCAGTTCTCATCTTTACCCCTGCATTACATATGTGGCTGAACAACACTTTGTAG
- the THAP1 gene encoding THAP domain-containing protein 1, translating into MVQSCSAYRCRNRYDKEKPISFHKFPLTRPDLCKKWEAAVKRKNFKPTKYSSICSEHFTPDCFKRECNNKLLKENAVPTIFCYTEPGEKSEEFAEQPEDPLPPPPPPPPPPPPPPPPPPAAPVLPQSPSSPSSFHLSQIDARFVDPSIGLLMPPLQTPSNLAVFCDHNYTIEDTVHQRKRIQQLEEQVEKLRKKLKTAQQRCRRQERQIEKLREIVQFQKEKDILAGKGYVILPNDYFEVVEVPA; encoded by the exons ATGGTGCAGTCCTGTTCCGCCTACCGCTGCCGGAACCGATACGACAAAGAGAAGCCCATCTCCTTCCACAA GTTTCCTCTTACAAGACCCGATCTTTGCAAGAAGTGGGAAGCTGCTGTTAAGAGGAAAAACTTCAAGCCGACCAAGTACAGCAGCATTTGCTCAGAACACTTTACCCCTGATTGCTTTAAGAGGGAATGCAATAACAAGCTCCTAAAAGAGAATGCAGTGCCCACAATATTCTGTTACACTGAACCCGGTGAAAAG TCTGAAGAATTTGCAGAGCAGCCAGAAGATccactgccacctcctccaCCACCGCCACCgcctccaccaccaccaccaccaccaccaccagcagctccagtaCTACCACAATCTCCATCTTCTCCATCTTCTTTTCATTTGTCTCAAATAGATGCCAGATTTGTAGATCCGAGTATTGGATTATTGATGCCCCCTCTCCAGACCCCCAGCAATCTTGCTGTTTTTTGCGATCATAACTACACCATAGAGGATACAGTGCATCAGCGAAAAAGAATTCAACAGCTGGAGGAACAAGTTGAAAAACTGCGGAAGAAACTCAAGACAGCACAACAGCGGTGCCGACGTCAGGAAAGACAAATTGAGAAACTAAGAGAAATTGTTcagtttcagaaagaaaaagacatacTGGCAGGAAAAGGCTATGTGATTCTGCCTAATGACTATTTTGAAGTCGTAGAAGTACCTGCCTAG
- the LOC128782267 gene encoding transcription factor JunD-like — protein sequence MSGGRSGRSAVKMEAPFYPEEGLELLPDFVPLPGFSTAGGPGADAAAGQKLLLGAGKKRDLPAAAPAPLPGPFALRPSAGARGSAAALRLLPPPPAAAPPPTAGSAETGSGGGAAAARGGPETALGSAAELPLLKLPPAADLEQLLIQGGAGLGAGSPGPTAPGAGSGGAAAAGPFLYRQPVTQEQEGFADGFVKALADLHKQNQLLAAPPPLSAPGPCCTARPGPPGAPAAAAADPPAVYTNLSGFNPAGPLSPSGSAYSSASAPPPPPGLAFGAAGLGSGRLPPARSLEEPQTVPEVPPSAGGEGGSSAPTPPSLSPLDAESQERLKAERKRLRNRIAASKCRRRKLERIARLEEKVKALKGQNAELAATANLLRAQVTQLQGRVRSHLSSGCPINAAGHPPPPHAAAQPRETPPEVAAAGPETSAC from the coding sequence ATGAGCGGCGGGCGTAGCGGGCGATCCGCCGTGAAGATGGAGGCGCCGTTTTACCCCGAGGAAggactggagctgctgcccgACTTCGTGCCGCTGCCGGGTTTCAGTACCGCTGGCGGACCTGGAGCCGATGCGGCGGCggggcagaagctgctgctgggcgCCGGGAAGAAGCGGGACCTGCCGGCTgccgcccccgcgccgctcccgggGCCCTTCGCCCTTCGCCCGTCTGCCGGCGCCCGCGGCAGCGCGGCGGCTCTGCGCttgctgccgccgccgcccgccgccgccccgccgcctaCTGCGGGCTCCGCGGAGacggggagcggcggcggggcggcggcagcCCGAGGCGGCCCGGAGACCGCACTGGGGTCGGCTGCGGAGCTGCCGTTGCTGAAGCTGCCACCGGCCGCCgacctggagcagctgctgatccaggggggcgcggggctgggCGCGGGCAGCCCAGGGCCGACGGCAcccggggcggggagcggcggagcggcggcggcggggccgttCCTCTACCGGCAGCCGGTGacgcaggaacaggagggttTTGCCGACGGCTTCGTCAAGGCCCTGGCCGACCTGCACAAGCAGAACCAGCTCctggcggcgccgccgccgctctcCGCGCCGGGACCCTGCTGCACCGCCCGCCCGGGGCCACCGGGAgcccccgccgctgccgccgccgaCCCTCCGGCGGTCTACACCAACTTGAGCGGCTTCAACCCCGCGGGGCCGCTGAGCCCCTCGGGCAGCGCCTACTCCTCCGCCTCCGCCCCGCCACCGCCGCCGGGCCTGGCCTTCGGGGCAGCGGGTTTGGGAAGCGGCCGGCTGCCTCCGGCGCGGTCCCTGGAGGAACCGCAGACGGTGCCCGAGGTGCCGCCGTCGGCGGGCGGGGAGGGTGGCAGCAGCGCGCCGACGCCGCCGTCGCTGTCGCCGCTGGACGCGGAGAGTCAGGAGCGGCTGAAAGCAGAGCGCAAGCGGCTGCGAAACCGCATCGCCGCCTCCAAGTGCCGCCGGCGGAAGCTGGAGCGCATCGCCCGGCTGGAGGAGAAGGTGAAGGCCCTCAAGGGGCAGAACGCCGAGCTGGCCGCCACCGCCAACCTCCTCCGCGCCCAGGTCACCCAGCTGCAGGGTCGTGTCCGCAGCCACCTCTCCTCTGGCTGCCCCATCAACGCCGCCgggcatcctcctcctcctcacgcCGCCGCCCAGCCGCGGGAGACTCCCCCCGAGGTGGCCGCCGCCGGGCCGGAGACCAGCGCCTGCTGA
- the CHRNB3 gene encoding neuronal acetylcholine receptor subunit beta-3 isoform X4: MLCLALIALCLSRSDVNAFSSVAENEDALLKHLFEGYQKWVRPVENSNDTIRVLFGLKISQLVDVDEKNQLMTTNVWLKQEWIDHKLSWNPDEYDGITTIRVPSESLWLPDIVLFENADGRFEGSLMTKAIVKYNGVVTWTPPASYKSSCTMDVTFFPFDRQNCSMKFGSWTYDGNMVDLILVDENVDRKDFFDNGEWEILNAKVIEEIIPSSSKVIPLIATYHPMAPWVKRLFLQKLPRLLCMKAHVDRYSFSETEEKGATLKSKFLGKQKYKQAKDGEKIVIAFLEKAADSIRYISRHVKKEHFIRQVVQDWKFVAQVLDRIFLWLFLVVSVTGSVLIFTPALHMWLNNTL; the protein is encoded by the exons ATGCTTTGCCTAGCGCTCATTGCGCTGTGTCTGAGCCGCTCAG ATGTGAATGCCTTCAGTTCAGTTGCTGAAAATGAGGATGCACTCCTCAAGCACTTATTTGAAGGCTATCAGAAATGGGTCCGCCCTGTGGAAAACTCCAATGACACCATCAGAGTCCTTTTTGGGTTAAAGATATCACAGCTTGTGGATGTG GATGAGAAGAATCAGCTGATGACAACCAACGTGTGGCTGAAACAG GAATGGATTGACCACAAGCTCTCCTGGAATCCAGATGAATACGATGGAATCACCACTATCCGGGTCCCCTCTGAGTCTCTGTGGCTTCCCGACATCGTCTTGTTTGAAAA TGCTGATGGACGTTTTGAGGGATCCCTGATGACCAAAGCCATAGTGAAGTACAATGGAGTGGTGACCTGGACACCACCGGCCAGTTATAAGAGCTCCTGCACAATGGATGTGACCTTCTTCCCCTTCGACAGGCAGAACTGCTCCATGAAGTTTGGGTCGTGGACATATGATGGCAATATGGTGGACTTGATTTTAGTGGATGAAAATGTAGACAGGAAAGACTTCTTTGATAATGGGGAGTGGGAGATCTTAAACGCCAAAG ttATTGAGGAAATAATCCCTTCTTCTTCCAAAGTCATCCCTCTGATTG CAACTTACCATCCCATGGCACCCTGGGTTAAAAGGCTCTTTCTTCAGAAGTTGCCTCGTCTGCTCTGCATGAAGGCCCATGTAGATCGCTACTCATTCTCAGAGACTGAAGAAAAGGGAGCCACCTTGAAATCAAAGTTTCTGGGGAAGCAGAAATACAAGCAAGCAAAAGACGGAGAAAAAATTGTTATTGCCTTTCTGGAAAAGGCAGCTGACTCCATTCGGTACATTTCCAGGCATGTTAAAAAGGAGCATTTCATCAGACAG GTTGTACAAGACTGGAAGTTTGTAGCTCAAGTCCTGGATCGGATCTTCCTGTGGTTATTTCTGGTGGTGTCAGTGACGGGTTCAGTTCTCATCTTTACCCCTGCATTACATATGTGGCTGAACAACACTTTGTAG
- the CHRNB3 gene encoding neuronal acetylcholine receptor subunit beta-3 isoform X5, producing MTTNVWLKQEWIDHKLSWNPDEYDGITTIRVPSESLWLPDIVLFENADGRFEGSLMTKAIVKYNGVVTWTPPASYKSSCTMDVTFFPFDRQNCSMKFGSWTYDGNMVDLILVDENVDRKDFFDNGEWEILNAKGMKGNRKDGLYSYPFVTYSFVLRRLPLFYTLFLIIPCLGLSFLTVLVFYLPSDEGEKLSLSTSVLVSLTVFLLVIEEIIPSSSKVIPLIGEYLLFIMIFVTLSIIVTVFVINVHHRSSATYHPMAPWVKRLFLQKLPRLLCMKAHVDRYSFSETEEKGATLKSKFLGKQKYKQAKDGEKIVIAFLEKAADSIRYISRHVKKEHFIRQVVQDWKFVAQVLDRIFLWLFLVVSVTGSVLIFTPALHMWLNNTL from the exons ATGACAACCAACGTGTGGCTGAAACAG GAATGGATTGACCACAAGCTCTCCTGGAATCCAGATGAATACGATGGAATCACCACTATCCGGGTCCCCTCTGAGTCTCTGTGGCTTCCCGACATCGTCTTGTTTGAAAA TGCTGATGGACGTTTTGAGGGATCCCTGATGACCAAAGCCATAGTGAAGTACAATGGAGTGGTGACCTGGACACCACCGGCCAGTTATAAGAGCTCCTGCACAATGGATGTGACCTTCTTCCCCTTCGACAGGCAGAACTGCTCCATGAAGTTTGGGTCGTGGACATATGATGGCAATATGGTGGACTTGATTTTAGTGGATGAAAATGTAGACAGGAAAGACTTCTTTGATAATGGGGAGTGGGAGATCTTAAACGCCAAAGGTATGAAAGGCAACAGGAAGGATGGGCTATACTCTTACCCATTTGTCACTTACTCCTTTGTGTTGAGGCGCCTTCCATTGTTTTACACTCTTTTCTTAATAATCCCTTGCCTGGGATTGTCTTTTTTAACTGTCCTAGTGTTTTACCTACCTTCAGATGAAGGTGAAAAGCTTTCATTGTCAACGTCAGTTCTAGTCTCCctcactgttttccttttagttATTGAGGAAATAATCCCTTCTTCTTCCAAAGTCATCCCTCTGATTGGTGAGTATCTGCTCTTCATCATGATTTTTGTGACCCTCTCTATCATTGTGACTGTGTTTGTTATCAATGTCCACCACCGATCCTCAGCAACTTACCATCCCATGGCACCCTGGGTTAAAAGGCTCTTTCTTCAGAAGTTGCCTCGTCTGCTCTGCATGAAGGCCCATGTAGATCGCTACTCATTCTCAGAGACTGAAGAAAAGGGAGCCACCTTGAAATCAAAGTTTCTGGGGAAGCAGAAATACAAGCAAGCAAAAGACGGAGAAAAAATTGTTATTGCCTTTCTGGAAAAGGCAGCTGACTCCATTCGGTACATTTCCAGGCATGTTAAAAAGGAGCATTTCATCAGACAG GTTGTACAAGACTGGAAGTTTGTAGCTCAAGTCCTGGATCGGATCTTCCTGTGGTTATTTCTGGTGGTGTCAGTGACGGGTTCAGTTCTCATCTTTACCCCTGCATTACATATGTGGCTGAACAACACTTTGTAG
- the CHRNB3 gene encoding neuronal acetylcholine receptor subunit beta-3 isoform X2 gives MLCLALIALCLSRSDVNAFSSVAENEDALLKHLFEGYQKWVRPVENSNDTIRVLFGLKISQLVDVDEKNQLMTTNVWLKQEWIDHKLSWNPDEYDGITTIRVPSESLWLPDIVLFENADGRFEGSLMTKAIVKYNGVVTWTPPASYKSSCTMDVTFFPFDRQNCSMKFGSWTYDGNMVDLILVDENVDRKDFFDNGEWEILNAKGMKGNRKDGLYSYPFVTYSFVLRRLPLFYTLFLIIPCLGLSFLTVLVFYLPSDEGEKLSLSTSVLVSLTVFLLVIEEIIPSSSKVIPLIATYHPMAPWVKRLFLQKLPRLLCMKAHVDRYSFSETEEKGATLKSKFLGKQKYKQAKDGEKIVIAFLEKAADSIRYISRHVKKEHFIRQVVQDWKFVAQVLDRIFLWLFLVVSVTGSVLIFTPALHMWLNNTL, from the exons ATGCTTTGCCTAGCGCTCATTGCGCTGTGTCTGAGCCGCTCAG ATGTGAATGCCTTCAGTTCAGTTGCTGAAAATGAGGATGCACTCCTCAAGCACTTATTTGAAGGCTATCAGAAATGGGTCCGCCCTGTGGAAAACTCCAATGACACCATCAGAGTCCTTTTTGGGTTAAAGATATCACAGCTTGTGGATGTG GATGAGAAGAATCAGCTGATGACAACCAACGTGTGGCTGAAACAG GAATGGATTGACCACAAGCTCTCCTGGAATCCAGATGAATACGATGGAATCACCACTATCCGGGTCCCCTCTGAGTCTCTGTGGCTTCCCGACATCGTCTTGTTTGAAAA TGCTGATGGACGTTTTGAGGGATCCCTGATGACCAAAGCCATAGTGAAGTACAATGGAGTGGTGACCTGGACACCACCGGCCAGTTATAAGAGCTCCTGCACAATGGATGTGACCTTCTTCCCCTTCGACAGGCAGAACTGCTCCATGAAGTTTGGGTCGTGGACATATGATGGCAATATGGTGGACTTGATTTTAGTGGATGAAAATGTAGACAGGAAAGACTTCTTTGATAATGGGGAGTGGGAGATCTTAAACGCCAAAGGTATGAAAGGCAACAGGAAGGATGGGCTATACTCTTACCCATTTGTCACTTACTCCTTTGTGTTGAGGCGCCTTCCATTGTTTTACACTCTTTTCTTAATAATCCCTTGCCTGGGATTGTCTTTTTTAACTGTCCTAGTGTTTTACCTACCTTCAGATGAAGGTGAAAAGCTTTCATTGTCAACGTCAGTTCTAGTCTCCctcactgttttccttttagttATTGAGGAAATAATCCCTTCTTCTTCCAAAGTCATCCCTCTGATTG CAACTTACCATCCCATGGCACCCTGGGTTAAAAGGCTCTTTCTTCAGAAGTTGCCTCGTCTGCTCTGCATGAAGGCCCATGTAGATCGCTACTCATTCTCAGAGACTGAAGAAAAGGGAGCCACCTTGAAATCAAAGTTTCTGGGGAAGCAGAAATACAAGCAAGCAAAAGACGGAGAAAAAATTGTTATTGCCTTTCTGGAAAAGGCAGCTGACTCCATTCGGTACATTTCCAGGCATGTTAAAAAGGAGCATTTCATCAGACAG GTTGTACAAGACTGGAAGTTTGTAGCTCAAGTCCTGGATCGGATCTTCCTGTGGTTATTTCTGGTGGTGTCAGTGACGGGTTCAGTTCTCATCTTTACCCCTGCATTACATATGTGGCTGAACAACACTTTGTAG
- the CHRNB3 gene encoding neuronal acetylcholine receptor subunit beta-3 isoform X3 has product MLCLALIALCLSRSDVNAFSSVAENEDALLKHLFEGYQKWVRPVENSNDTIRVLFGLKISQLVDVDEKNQLMTTNVWLKQEWIDHKLSWNPDEYDGITTIRVPSESLWLPDIVLFENADGRFEGSLMTKAIVKYNGVVTWTPPASYKSSCTMDVTFFPFDRQNCSMKFGSWTYDGNMVDLILVDENVDRKDFFDNGEWEILNAKVIEEIIPSSSKVIPLIGEYLLFIMIFVTLSIIVTVFVINVHHRSSATYHPMAPWVKRLFLQKLPRLLCMKAHVDRYSFSETEEKGATLKSKFLGKQKYKQAKDGEKIVIAFLEKAADSIRYISRHVKKEHFIRQVVQDWKFVAQVLDRIFLWLFLVVSVTGSVLIFTPALHMWLNNTL; this is encoded by the exons ATGCTTTGCCTAGCGCTCATTGCGCTGTGTCTGAGCCGCTCAG ATGTGAATGCCTTCAGTTCAGTTGCTGAAAATGAGGATGCACTCCTCAAGCACTTATTTGAAGGCTATCAGAAATGGGTCCGCCCTGTGGAAAACTCCAATGACACCATCAGAGTCCTTTTTGGGTTAAAGATATCACAGCTTGTGGATGTG GATGAGAAGAATCAGCTGATGACAACCAACGTGTGGCTGAAACAG GAATGGATTGACCACAAGCTCTCCTGGAATCCAGATGAATACGATGGAATCACCACTATCCGGGTCCCCTCTGAGTCTCTGTGGCTTCCCGACATCGTCTTGTTTGAAAA TGCTGATGGACGTTTTGAGGGATCCCTGATGACCAAAGCCATAGTGAAGTACAATGGAGTGGTGACCTGGACACCACCGGCCAGTTATAAGAGCTCCTGCACAATGGATGTGACCTTCTTCCCCTTCGACAGGCAGAACTGCTCCATGAAGTTTGGGTCGTGGACATATGATGGCAATATGGTGGACTTGATTTTAGTGGATGAAAATGTAGACAGGAAAGACTTCTTTGATAATGGGGAGTGGGAGATCTTAAACGCCAAAG ttATTGAGGAAATAATCCCTTCTTCTTCCAAAGTCATCCCTCTGATTGGTGAGTATCTGCTCTTCATCATGATTTTTGTGACCCTCTCTATCATTGTGACTGTGTTTGTTATCAATGTCCACCACCGATCCTCAGCAACTTACCATCCCATGGCACCCTGGGTTAAAAGGCTCTTTCTTCAGAAGTTGCCTCGTCTGCTCTGCATGAAGGCCCATGTAGATCGCTACTCATTCTCAGAGACTGAAGAAAAGGGAGCCACCTTGAAATCAAAGTTTCTGGGGAAGCAGAAATACAAGCAAGCAAAAGACGGAGAAAAAATTGTTATTGCCTTTCTGGAAAAGGCAGCTGACTCCATTCGGTACATTTCCAGGCATGTTAAAAAGGAGCATTTCATCAGACAG GTTGTACAAGACTGGAAGTTTGTAGCTCAAGTCCTGGATCGGATCTTCCTGTGGTTATTTCTGGTGGTGTCAGTGACGGGTTCAGTTCTCATCTTTACCCCTGCATTACATATGTGGCTGAACAACACTTTGTAG